Proteins from one Physeter macrocephalus isolate SW-GA chromosome 16, ASM283717v5, whole genome shotgun sequence genomic window:
- the OMP gene encoding olfactory marker protein has translation MRSVETPLTAAQETPAGGLQPLLMLSPVSACPPPPALLLPPAWLPQQLVPEEPATLLPACSASITASARSRERGVWGRPPSCTPHFEDGVGLGRASGKEGRDDEGGERGGGAPLWWPLALAVRPQSTRRLDGGGGSSKQAVAEDEPKPTQLDTPLVLDEDLTQQMRLRLESLKQRGGKRQDGEKLLQPAESVYLIDFIQQQRLQFERWDVVLDKPGKVTITGTSQIWTPDLTNLTTRQLLDPAAILWREEGSEAMDGNEADALEFGERLSELAKIRRVMYFLITFSEGVEPANLKASVVFSQL, from the exons ATGCGCAGTGTGGAGACCCCACTAACTGCGGCTCAGGAGACCCCTGCCG GGGGTCTTCAGCCTCTCCTGATGTTGTCTCCAGTGAGCGCTTGCCCCCCGCCTCCTGCCCTCTTACTGCCT CCAGCGTGGTTGCCACAGCAGCTGGTCCCTGAGGAGCCTGccaccctcctgcctgcctgcagTGCCTCCATTACCGCTTCTGCGAGGAGTAGAGAAAGAGGCGTGTGGGGACGCCCGCCCTCCTGCACACCCCATTTTGAGgacggggtggggctgggaagagCCAGTGGCAAAGAGGGGCGGGACGACGAGGGGGGCGAAAGGGGAGGCGGGGCCCCTCTTTGGTGGCCTCTCGCCTTGGCCGTGAGGCCCCAGTCCACTCGGCGCCTGGACggtggaggcggcagcagcaagCAGGCCGTGGCGGAGGACGAGCCGAAGCCGACCCAGCTCGACACGCCCCTGGTCCTGGACGAGGACCTGACCCAGCAGATGCGGCTGCGCCTGGAGAGTCTGAAGCAGCGCGGGGGGAAGCGCCAGGATGGCGAGAAGCTGCTGCAGCCGGCCGAGTCCGTGTACCTCATCGACTTCATCCAGCAGCAGAGGCTGCAGTTTGAGCGCTGGGACGTCGTGCTGGACAAGCCGGGCAAGGTCACCATCACGGGCACGTCCCAGATCTGGACGCCCGACCTCACCAACCTCACGACGCGGCAGCTGCTGGACCCCGCTGCCATCCTCTGGCGCGAGGAGGGCTCGGAAGCCATGGATGGGAATGAGGCCGACGCCCTGGAGTTTGGGGAGCGCCTGTCCGAGCTGGCCAAGATCCGCAGGGTCATGTACTTCCTCATCACCTTCAGCGAGGGCGTCGAGCCTGCCAACCTCAAGGCCTCCGTGGTCTTTAGCCAGCTCTGA